A stretch of DNA from Natrinema halophilum:
TCGTCCGCGTCGGCCTCGAGCGATTCGACAGTCTGCTCGAGTTCATCGATACGCACCGTAAGTCGATCGTTTTTCGCTCGGAGGGCCCGTAGCTCCTCGCAGAACACCTCGAGAAGGTCGTTTTCTAGCGTCCCGGTGTTCAGGGTCTCGAGTAACCGTTCCGCTTCGGTCGGCTCAGTCATCGCTCTCCTCCACCTCGTCGGTCTGGGTTTCGTCGCTGTGTCCGCCATTGTCGCCCCACTGCACCTGCTCGAGGGCCACCTCGATCGATCCGGTGAGCGACTCGGTCCCATCCGTCGGGTCAGTCTCCCTCGGAGCCCGCCACTCCTCGGTCTCGAGAAGGTCGCATTCTAGCAACTCGAGTTCCGCCCAAAGCTCGCGACAGTGGCGTTTTGCTCTCAGTCTGGTCCTCGGCTCGAGCGTCTCGTCGTCTGTGATGGTCTCGAGAAGGTCGGTTATCTTGGTGTCGAGGTGCTCGAGAATCGGTCGGTAGTCGGTTATCTGGTGCTGTGATTCGTCTTTTCGGTCGGGGCTTTCATTACCCCGTGAATCGTCGTTTGACATGGCTTCCGTAGGGTTGTTACGGGAGCTTCTCGCGGACTGGTGGGGCTAACACCGGTCCGCCGTTCTACGACTTACCCCGTTAGAGAGTCGTGTATGCTTCCGTGTTCGATACAATGCTCTTGCATGACATAAATCCTGACTACGAATGTGGTTTTGTACTAACTACGTAAGTAGTTCTGTCTCCTGTGAATAGTACCGATTTTTCCGTCGTGATAGCGGGATATTGTGAATAGATGGTAGAGCGGGTTCCATGGATGGCTCCTGTCGACTACGAGATCATGCTCTTTTTCGACGAGCATCCAATCCAGGTCTCTCCACGGGTTCTCGCAGCAAACGTCGATTACGATCGACAGTATGTGAGCAAACGGTGCAGGACACTCTCCGACGCCGGATTACTGACAGCAGTCGAGACCGGTCTCTATCAGCTGACAGAAACCGGACAGGAATATCTCGAGGGGGAACTCGTTGTGAGCGAACTCGAAATTGAAGAGTAACGTCGTTTGACCCCGTTTTAGAAGCCCGAAGGGCTCTGGGATAACTTTGTTCTGATGTATGTAGCCGGTCGGGACTTCGTGACTGCGCATGCCAATATTGTACACGCTTTCACCGGGCAATTACGAGAGCTTTGCTCGGGCTGGTGGGGTTAACACTGGCCGCTATTTCAGGATTTGCTAGCGACAATTTATACTGTTGCTTCTGGTTGATTTCCCAACGTCTTCTATATACTTACAGATAATCTTGTTTATACCACCATCCGATACAGTATAAACACTTAATTTAAAACAAGCCAAATTTATGTTCGTCAGTGGGACAACTACTTCGAATGTGACCCCGACCGGAGTGGATGTCTCTGAAAGACGGCCTTATTCTCGAATTTTTCGCGGAACATGACCTCGAACTGCCCGCAAAACCACTCTATCGGAATCTGAATCGACACGGTCACGAGATTGGGTATTCGACGGTTCGACAACGACTTGGAGTGCTTGAGGAGCACAGGCTGATAAAAATGTCGACGAAGCAGGCTATTATCAGGTGAGTTCGAAAGGAGGCGCGTATCTCGATGGCGAACTCGATGTGGGTGAGCCCGAGGCCACCGGTGAATCGCTAGACAACGGCGACTTCAGGCACTAGACACATAGTCCGATCCGCAACTCTGGTCAATTTCGGCTACAACTTCCAGCGAACACAAGCTGGCGAAGCAATTGAATTCAATCGCAGGCTGCTAATGCGGCGTAACTCAACATCCTATGTCGATTCACCACTGCCTTCCTGTCAAACGCATTCACTAGCGACGAGTGATCAGGGAGACTGGTCTTCTCGAGGTTGCTCTCCGTCAACATTTGTGGCACCTCGCTCAAGAAATCGAGTGCTTCGCAGTAGGACTTCGCCAAGTAAATCCGCAGACAATGCAGCGAAACGACCGCGTAGTTGGTGAATCCGCGGCCGCCCTGCAGGGCGGCGGATTCGCCTCGGACACCAGCAGCACTTTTAGCCAACGTCACTACTTTCTCCGTGAAGTGGTATTTTTTTGATATTGGATATCAAGTGCTTCCCGCTTCAACTGCATCGTTCTAGCGATCGAAGTCCACGCAGTCATGCGATTCACCAGAGCCTGAATCACACCATGTCCGGCGATTCACCACGGCTAATTCGAGTTTAATGTGAGTTCGGACCTGTCATCAGCCGAATGAGATAATCTACTTCGGGATGTCAGCGGGGTAGGCTGTGCCGGTCGAAGTACTCTCGGACGTAATCGTGATACGAGTCGGTCGCTTCCGTGACGAACCTTGCGTCCGAGTGTTGGTCATCTAAGTCGATTTCTTTATTGGGATACTGTGGTCGAACAAGGAACACGATGTTCACCGTGTGTCGACTCGGCGCACCAGTTGCATCGCTCGTATCCCAGAAGTGTTCGTGGACGCCGAGTTGTTCGATGATGTCAATCTCGAGTTGAAGTTCCTCGCGAGCGACCCGGTGACCCGCTTCCCTCAACGACTCTCCTTTATAAAGTCGGCTGCCTGGCCAGAACCACTCCCCTTTGGCCGGTTCGATTGCTCGTTTCACTAGAAGGATACCCTGGTCTGTGGAGACAACCACTTCCACACAAACCTGGGGCATAGTCTCGAGGAAGGTACAGAACGTGTTGTCCGGGACGTACTCGTCGTGGATTTCCATCTCAAATTCCTACAGAGCCGGCGTATTTGGTTGTTTGGAACCGCTGATTATCGCAGAGTTCTCGCTGTTGTATACACTTCTGAGACTATGGTCCGTTGAATTCACTTCTGGTAGATGAAATAAATCTGTATTTACCAGATAATATAAATTTTGCTGCTATTGTACCTCACTCAGAGTTAACTTTGGCGATCCATTCTCGCTTCGGACCGAACAATAAATAAGCTAGTAAACAACACGGGAACGTATTCAATGGATCTCAAAGAGCGGTTTCATGGAAGACCGGTTTTTGTCACTGGCGCAGACGGCTTCGTCGGGTCTCATTTGACGGAAAGACTTGTGGAGTACGACGCGAATGTCCACGTTTTCGTTCGAGCGACCTCCAGCGGCGAACTACGAAACATACGGCACCTTCAGGATAAGGTGACAGTTCATCGTGGTGATCTGCGAGACAAACACTCCGTAATGGAGGCGCTGCGCACACTTCAGGGTCATTCAGATATCATTATCTTTCACCTTGCTGCGCAAGCCCACGTCGGCGAATCTTGGGAACGGCCTTACGAAACAATCGATACAAACGTAACAGGAACGCTCAACCTCCTACAGTCCGTCGTCGACCTTGACCTTGATCTCTACAAGTTTGATACAGCAGGTACCTCCGAAGAGTACGGAAACGTCGACCGACAGATGCAGGACAAGCACGAGTACGACGATGACGGACGAGTCCTTTTGAGCGAGCGTTCACCGGTGAATCCAACTTCAGTCTATGCGACGTCGAAGCTCGCAGCCGACTTCCTTACGATGAACTACCATGATGCGTACGGGTTGCCGGGCGTGACCACAAGGATGTTCAACAACTACGGTCCGCGTCAGAATCCACGGTATATCACGGGGACTATCGTCACCCAAGCTCTGGAGCGCGATGTTGTTGAACTCGGGAACCTCAGGCCGAAGCGAGATATGTGCTTCGTCGAAGACGGCATTCGAGGACATATGCACGTCGCCCTCGAGGGGAACGCTGGCGAAGAATACGTCTACGGCTACGGCGAGAACGTCTCGATGCGGAACTGGACCGAATTGCTTCTTGAAGTCGGACGAGAAGAGGACTATTGGGACGAACCCGAAATCATCCAGCGTGACGAACGGTACCGCCCCGGCGACAGTGACGTCGAAGAGTTGCTGGTTGGTTACGAGAAGCTCAACGAGAAGACCGGCTGGAAGCCCGAAGTGAGTTGGCGGGAAGGGGCCCGCCGAACCATTGAGTGGTACGCGGGGAATACCGAGAAGTGGATGGGGCGGGTCGATTGGCGATGACGAACTGGCACCATGGAACCGCCGAGTATTGGAACGGGAAATCAGTGATGGTTACGGGCGGAGCTGGCTTCCTCGGTAGCCACCTAGTTGAGGAACTTCGGCGCCGCTCAGGCGACGTAGACGTTTTCGTCCCGCGTAGCGATGACTACGACCTCCGCGAGAAGAACGAGATACAGCAAGCTTTGGCCGACTCGAACCCCGACGTGGTTTTGCACCTCGCCGCGACTGTCGGCGGAATCGGTGCGAACCGGGACAACCCGGGGAAGTACTTCTACGAGAACGCGATAATGGGAATCGAGTTGTTGGAGCAGGCGCACCAGCATGGCGTCGACAAGTTCACCATTTTGGGAACGATCTGCTCGTATCCGAAGCACACGCCGGTCCCGTTCAGTGAGAAAGACCTATTCAACGGGTATCCGGAAGAGACGAACGCTCCGTATGGTATCGCCAAGAAGGCGTTGCTGACGCAGTCGCGTGCGTACCGGAAACAGTACGGATTCAACAGCATCTACCTGATGCCAGTCAATCTCTACGGTCCCCGGGACGATTTCAACCTCGAAACCTCACACGTGATTCCGGCGATCGTTCGAAAGTGCGTCGAGGCACGGGAATCCGGTGCTAACGCCATCACGGCGTGGGGTACCGGAGAACCAACGAGGGAATTCCTCTACGTCGAGGACGCCGCCGACGGAATTCTCACGGCGACAGAGCGGTACGACGAGTCCGATCCGGTTAATTTGGGATGTGGAAACGAATTGTCTATTCGAGCACTTATCGAGCAGGTCATGGATCTGACTGGCTTCGAAGGAGACATCGAGTGGGATACGTCGAAACCGGACGGCCAGCCTAGGCGGCGGCTGGATACTTCTCGGGCGAAAGAACGATTTGACTGGGTGGCCTCAACCGATTTCGAGACTGGACTTAGGCGCACAATCGACTGGTACGAGGAGCACAAAGATGAGCTATAACCCGTTTCAGATAGGGTTTCAACCTGACTATCCGAATCAACGATGTCTGATGCGAATCGATTAGAGCTCGATCTTATCGAAGTCTAAGAGATGCTGATGGTCGTCTTCAACGAACTTCTCGATCTTCGCCCGCAGTGCTGAATCGTCTACCGACGTCTCCGACAACAGACGTGCTGCGCGCTGCCAGATCTTGTCGACATCGTCTACCTCTGTCTTTGATATTTCGGGAATGTACTCACTGGGGACACGCATCAGTACAAAGAGCAGGTACGCCATGACGTTGGCGCGCTCCACTTGTCGTTCGGTGAGCGGCGGGAGGTCTCCAATGGTGTCGAGCAAGTCGAAGTACGCTTGCTTGGAATCCGGTTCATGTGCGAACCCGAACCCGGAGTAGTGACAGTCGCTCGCGACGATTGCCGGCGTACCGAGTGCAGGGAACTCGATACCTGCGGAGCCGCGAACGGTGAGAACGACGTCGGCGATTTCGTGGACGGCAGTTGTACTGACGTCGTCAGGCATGATTCGAACCGTGTGATTGTCGAAACCTGCGACCGCTTGGTCGAACTCGCCGTCGACCGTGTGTTTGCAGTCGAAGCGATCCGAGCCGGGATGGGGTTTGAGTATCCAGTTCGTGCTCGAGTCAGTGCGGACATGTTGGAGCGTCTCGCGCACCCAGGTGACGTAGTCACGGAACAACGACCCACGGAAGTGAGCGGCGTCAAGGAAGACGTGGGTCATGAGGACAGCAATCGGTTTTTCGGGATTGAGGTCGAGTTCGTCCACGAGCGTCTCGCGATCGATTATCGACTTGTCGTTCGAGTACGCTTTCGAGACGATGACATCGTCGTCATCGCCCGAGAGCCGGTCGTCGAAGTACGCACGACTCCGTTCGACTCCTTGTTCTCGGTGTTCGGTCCAGACACGTTCGAACGCTGCATCCGACGGACGGTTCGCTTGATTGTAGGTCTCGCTGATGTCGGTGAACCGCCGGATTGTGAAGCGCTTGGGTCCGAAGATGCGCTCGAAGACGTCGAGGTCCTCGTTGAGTGCAAGTCGGAGCAAGACACCTGACTTCGCGTATGACGCTTGGGCACCGATGACGGCCCGGATTTCGTTGTTCGAAAGCAGTCGGTCGTAATACCGCTCGTAGAGAACGGTGTCGAAGATGACTGGAAGAACGCTCTGAGACAGCGACTCTATTGTCCCGACATTGTGCTTCTTGAGGTATGTATTGTATATGAGGTCACCGATAAGGATGCCGTCGTATGTGACGTCAACGAGGTCCGCGATGGAGTCGACGGATGCGTAGATACGGCGGCTATCAGCGAGTGCGCAAGCGACCAGCGACGGTGACCGGAGACGACCGGCTATTGAGTACGTATTGGCGGATTCGTACGACTGGCAGATGTGACTAATGTCGCGGTCGTAGCGACGAAAGAGGAACGAAAGGTTGAGGTCCTTTGCTTCGGCGAGGTGCTTTCCTGCAACGGTGCCGGACAGCACGTACCCAGGGTGGTGCAAGGTGACGTCGGTCAGGAGTTCACCAGTCGATGCGCCGGCGTCAGTCCGACTCCAACTCTGGCGGTTCGCCTGGGCAAACGCTTGCGCTGACTTGGACAGTGTGACTACGTCGACAGCCCGACGAGGGAGGTCAGAGAGTGAGGAGACGTTCATTGTTACGTGAATTCGAAGATATCGGTAGATAGTGCTGTAGGGCGAATCTTATCAGTTTCGAAAGACAGGTACTTTGGCGACGGGACCAGTCGATGGCGAACGGATTGTACCCGCGAATGTGAATCGCCCGTGAAAGTCAACTATAGTTAGAATTCAAGCCCGCATAGGTTCGACTCGGCTTCCGGGGAATGCCCCGTGCCACTGAGAGAGGACCGAATCCCCGATTGGATCGTCTGGCGAGTGAGTACAACGTGGTGGTTTCCGTGGGATACGATCACAACCTTCCCGAATCCATCCCCTCGGTTCGGTCAGAAGGCCGCCTAAGATACATCTGCCGTGCCTACCAGACAACCGGGGGGAGCCCCCGATCTAATGGAGCATCATCGAAGAACGCCGATAGAGGTGACGTTACACTACATGGATGAATTGTTCGATACCGGCACATCTCATAGCAGTGCGTCGAGACCGAGTGCTGCGGTTCGAGAAAGGGACTCTACAGGCGACTAAAAGACCTACAGTTCGGCCAGTTCATCGACGTTTGGCCTGATGTCGATGAGGGATAGTGTCGATGGAACTTCAGCTGAAGGACGAAGGGGCTTACCATATGACTGAGGATTTTTTCGATCTCTGTGAACTCGGTATCGACAAGACAGTGGCCGTCCACGTATTCTTGAATCGACTGCATGCACTCTCATTTCCGCCGTTCGACAACAACGGAATCGAGGAGGGGGGAGAGACCTACTCCGTCAACATCTGGAAGGAAACGACTGACGTCGCTCCGGAAGGCAGGCACCTCTTGTCGTACTGACGGCGTGAAGTACCGCGGGAATAATCCATAAGACATCATCACTTAGACCGCACGTCCCAAAACGGGGCATGTGGTTGCAGTTGAATTTAATTCTCCGTGGAATCCTCGAATGGGTTTCCTGGAATTTACATCCGAACACCCGCAGAGTGTGTATGATTGTCGGCAGATCCGCCCTGTCCGACAGTACCAATCTCACAACGCCGTTGACGTAGATTTTGAGAAATGCCGCAGTTCCAACCGAACGACCGCTTCACGTTACGGTCTGTGATGCCTATGACGGCCGTTACTAGTTTGGACGAAAACATGATTTGATGACTCTTTAGAGGGGGGTTCACCTTCCGAAGTAAAGTCCGGAGGCAATCGCCCTGCTCCACCGGTAGAAATTGGTCCAGTTGTGCCAGGCCGAGAGCCGCTTGTATGTCGCTGACGTTGTAGGTGGAGCAGAGTCCTTCAGTGGCCTGATATCAGGATTCGTCCTCATGACCGTCAAGACCACAATTCATGTCGAACGATCGGAGTCGCCGTAGTCTGGATGCCAGTTCGTCAACGGCAGTTACTACCACGTCCCGCTACGACAGTCATGATATTCTTGACAGGATGAAAGAGAAGAAATTGTTACTTATATGACTATATATTGTGGATGAGAGTAATATCCAACAAGCTTTTGTCTTATCTATTTATAAAGTGGACATGAACTCTCGGAAAACACCCTCTAGATTGAAAAGGAAGCTAAAACCAGCATATGTCCGTTGGTTGTCGGCAGCGGCTGCCTTATAAGCAGACTTGCCGCCCGCCTCTAACCAACCAAGTGAGAGTGCACCTAATCACATCGCTGTCCTTGTTGTCGAGGTATTGCGTCCCGATCATATTCCGGATATCGGCCTCGATTTACTACTGCTATCACGCCTGGTACATGGACATTCCCTGCTGTGACGTGCGTCCACACGGGAACTTATCCTCACGAACACAGGTCGAATACTATCCTCCAATCGGATGGAAATTCATCAAAACAAATACCAGAGCAATCAGATAGAGAGTATATTTCGGAACAGTTCGCTTCTTACAGATATGATACATTTGCAGGATGTGGGTTCTTGGTTCCATTCATGGCAATTCGCGGCCGCTACCACAAACACAAGGTGATGCCCCATTCCCCGGCGAATATGGTGAATTCGGTCTATGAAAAATGGCGAAAAGGTCGAGATCAAACGTTCGCATATCTCCACTATGCTGATCTTCACAGCCCGTTAGACCCTCCAAAGGAATACATAGCCGACAGAAGCGTCGATAAATCTATACCCAACCTGACCGAGTGGGATTACACCTCTA
This window harbors:
- a CDS encoding GDP-L-fucose synthase family protein; its protein translation is MTNWHHGTAEYWNGKSVMVTGGAGFLGSHLVEELRRRSGDVDVFVPRSDDYDLREKNEIQQALADSNPDVVLHLAATVGGIGANRDNPGKYFYENAIMGIELLEQAHQHGVDKFTILGTICSYPKHTPVPFSEKDLFNGYPEETNAPYGIAKKALLTQSRAYRKQYGFNSIYLMPVNLYGPRDDFNLETSHVIPAIVRKCVEARESGANAITAWGTGEPTREFLYVEDAADGILTATERYDESDPVNLGCGNELSIRALIEQVMDLTGFEGDIEWDTSKPDGQPRRRLDTSRAKERFDWVASTDFETGLRRTIDWYEEHKDEL
- a CDS encoding GDP-mannose 4,6-dehydratase — encoded protein: MDLKERFHGRPVFVTGADGFVGSHLTERLVEYDANVHVFVRATSSGELRNIRHLQDKVTVHRGDLRDKHSVMEALRTLQGHSDIIIFHLAAQAHVGESWERPYETIDTNVTGTLNLLQSVVDLDLDLYKFDTAGTSEEYGNVDRQMQDKHEYDDDGRVLLSERSPVNPTSVYATSKLAADFLTMNYHDAYGLPGVTTRMFNNYGPRQNPRYITGTIVTQALERDVVELGNLRPKRDMCFVEDGIRGHMHVALEGNAGEEYVYGYGENVSMRNWTELLLEVGREEDYWDEPEIIQRDERYRPGDSDVEELLVGYEKLNEKTGWKPEVSWREGARRTIEWYAGNTEKWMGRVDWR
- a CDS encoding MarR family transcriptional regulator, which encodes MVERVPWMAPVDYEIMLFFDEHPIQVSPRVLAANVDYDRQYVSKRCRTLSDAGLLTAVETGLYQLTETGQEYLEGELVVSELEIEE
- a CDS encoding NUDIX domain-containing protein; this translates as MEIHDEYVPDNTFCTFLETMPQVCVEVVVSTDQGILLVKRAIEPAKGEWFWPGSRLYKGESLREAGHRVAREELQLEIDIIEQLGVHEHFWDTSDATGAPSRHTVNIVFLVRPQYPNKEIDLDDQHSDARFVTEATDSYHDYVREYFDRHSLPR